From a single Vitis vinifera cultivar Pinot Noir 40024 chromosome 18, ASM3070453v1 genomic region:
- the LOC100267998 gene encoding receptor-like protein 7 encodes MEKNMGSSTLYYLFMFMRFLVLLSGFHLMVTDSSPSVVQHPLCHGSDSSALLEFKQSFLIEKFASGDPSAYPKVEMWQPEREGSDCCSWDGVECDTNNGHVIGLDLSSSCLYGSINSSSSLFRLVHLLRLDLSDNDFNYSKIPHGVGQLSRLTSLNLSSSRFSGQISSQILELSKLVFLDLSSNPLHLHKPNLRNLVVNLTQLKKLHLNEVNISSRVPDVFANLSSLTSLLLENCGLHGEFPTGIFHLSSLQFLSVRNNPDLTGLFPEFHHTSSLKLLALAGTSFSGRLPTSIGNLDSLVELNISSCNFTSGLIPSSLGRLIQLTSLDLSRNSFSGQIPSLSNLKELDTLDLSYNQFIGEIPSWLMNLTRLRRLYLAGNRLEGPIPSSLFGLVNLQCLYLESNYLNGTVDLNILSEMKNLIELQLSNNSLSLLSSININATTLPTFKALGLNSCNVTVFPDFLQNQDELEVLLLRQNKIHGPIPKWLWNTSKETLAYIDLSHNFLTGFDQNHPVVLPWSRLRILDLSYNMLQGFLPIPPQSQRMN; translated from the coding sequence ATGGAGAAGAATATGGGGTCATCAACTCTGTATTATCTCTTCATGTTTATGCGCTTTCTCGTTTTACTTTCGGGTTTTCATCTAATGGTGACTGATTCTTCCCCTTCTGTAGTGCAGCACCCACTGTGCCATGGTAGTGATAGCTCCGCATTGCTTGAGTTCAAGCAAAGCTTTTTGATTGAAAAGTTTGCTTCTGGTGATCCTTCTGCTTATCCAAAGGTTGAAATGTGGCAGCCGGAAAGAGAAGGAAGTGACTGCTGCTCATGGGATGGCGTCGAGTGTGACACCAACAATGGCCATGTGATCGGCCTTGACCTCTCTAGCAGTTGTCTCTATGGTTCTATCAACTCTAGCAGCAGCCTCTTCCGTCTTGTTCATCTTCTGAGGCTTGACCTCTCTGATAATGATTTCAATTACTCCAAGATCCCACATGGGGTTGGTCAGCTTTCAAGGCTGACAAGTCTCAACCTGTCCTCTTCCAGATTTTCTGGCCAAATCTCATCACAGATCCTGGAGCTGTCCAAATTGGTTTTCCTTGATCTCTCATCAAACCCTTTGCACCTCCACAAACCCAACTTGAGAAATCTGGTTGTGAACTTAACCCAGCTCAAGAAACTTCATCTCAACGAGGTGAACATTTCTTCTAGAGTACCTGATGTCTTCGCAAATTTATCTTCTCTGACATCTCTCTTGCTTGAAAATTGTGGATTGCATGGTGAATTCCCAACAGGTATTTTCCATCTATCAAGCCTACAATTTCTCAGTGTGAGAAATAATCCAGATTTGACTGGTCTTTTTCCTGAGTTCCATCACACCAGTTCTCTTAAGTTGTTGGCTCTTGCTGGTACATCTTTCTCTGGTCGGCTACCAACTTCAATCGGAAACCTTGACTCCTTGGTTGAGTTGAATATCAGTTCATGCAACTTCACATCTGGGTTGATTCCATCTTCCCTTGGTCGTCTTATCCAGCTAACCAGTCTAGACCTTTCAAGGAACTCTTTCAGTGGCCAGATCCCTTCTCTTTCAAATCTAAAAGAACTAGATACTTTAGACCTTTCCTACAACCAATTTATTGGTGAAATCCCATCTTGGCTAATGAATCTGACCAGATTAAGGCGTTTGTATCTTGCAGGAAACAGATTGGAGGGTCCAATCCCAAGTTCGTTATTTGGACTAGTGAATCTTCAATGTCTTTATCTAGAGTCAAATTACTTGAATGGGACAGTGGACCTCAATATCTTATCTGAGATGAAAAATCTCATTGAACTCCAGTTATCAAATAACAGTTTATCATTGCTTAGTAGCATCAACATCAACGCTACTACTCTTCCTACGTTCAAAGCTTTAGGATTGAATTCATGCAACGTAACTGTGTTCCCTGATTTCCTGCAGAACCAAGATGAGCTGGAGGTGCTCCTCCTCCGCCAAAACAAAATCCATGGTCCAATTCCAAAATGGTTGTGGAACACAAGCAAAGAAACTCTAGCATATATAGACCTTTCCCACAACTTTCTCACAGGCTTTGATCAGAACCACCCCGTTGTTCTTCCATGGTCTAGGCTACGCATTTTAGACCTCAGCTATAACATGCTTCAAGGATTCCTCCCAATTCCACCACAGTCTCAGAGAATGAACTGA
- the LOC132253141 gene encoding receptor-like protein 33, protein MSSLRLLDFSSNSVSGRIPLCLANFSSSLNALNLGSNNLYGVIPQACTSRNNLMKIDLGGNHLEGQVPTSLGSCLMLEKLDLGNNQINDTFPFWLGALPKLQVLILRSNKFHGEIRGPRTNFGFPKLRIIDISHNGFTGNFPWEYFQSWDAMKILESKHLTYMQVGIKFQVSRHLWTAYYTCSMTMVNKGMERVYEKIPDIFTAADLSSNKFVGEMADCIGKAKGLHLLNLSNNALTGQIPTSLVNLMELEVLDLSQNKLSGEIPQQLVQLTFLEFFNVSHNHLKGPIPRANQFSTFPNSSFDGNLGLCGNPLSRDCGNPEASAPPPSTSDQSSPGELDWIIVLLGYGSGLGVECNNMEARFKVSVEFGTTQLIHIRLGPFRAKFDI, encoded by the exons ATGAGTTCTCTTCGGTTACTTGATTTCTCTAGTAACAGTGTGAGTGGTAGGATTCCACTGTGTCTGGCCAACTTCAGCAGTTCTTTGAATGCACTGAATCTTGGAAGCAACAACTTGTATGGGGTCATTCCTCAAGCTTGCACCAGCAGAAACAATTTGATGAAGATCGACTTAGGTGGAAACCATCTAGAAGGGCAAGTACCAACATCACTGGGGAGCTGTCTGATGCTTGAGAAGCTTGATCTtggaaataatcaaataaatgatACCTTCCCCTTTTGGTTGGGAGCTCTTCCGAAGTTGCAGGTTCTCATTTTGCGGTCCAACAAATTCCATGGTGAAATACGAGGACCCAGAACCAATTTTGGGTTTCCCAAGCTGCGTATCATTGACATCTCTCATAATGGTTTTACTGGTAATTTTCCATGGGAATACTTCCAAAGCTGGGATGCCatgaaaattttggaatcaaAACACTTAACATACATGCAGGTGGGCATAAAGTTTCAGGTCTCAAGGCATTTGTGGACAGCCTACTACACATGCTCAATGACAATGGTAAACAAAGGCATGGAAAGGGTGTATGAGAAGATCCCCGACATCTTCACAGCGGCTGATCTCTCAAGCAATAAATTTGTAGGAGAGATGGCTGACTGCATTGGGAAAGCCAAGGGGCTTCATTTGCTCAACCTTTCCAACAATGCTCTTACAGGTCAAATTCCAACATCCTTGGTGAACCTGATGGAGTTGGAGGTGTTGGACCTTTCTCAGAACAAACTCTCCGGCGAGATACCCCAACAACTAGTCCAGCTCACGTTCCTTGAGTTCTTCAATGTGTCCCACAACCATCTGAAGGGTCCTATACCACGAGCAAATCAATTTAGTACATTTCCAAATAGCTCATTTGATGGGAACTTAGGATTGTGTGGGAACCCTTTGTCAAGGGATTGTGGAAATCCAGAGGCATCAGCGCCACCTCCTTCAACCTCTGATCAAAGTTCCCCAGGTGAACTTGACTGGATAATTGTATTGTTGGGATATGGAAGCGGGCTG GGGGTGGAGTGCAACAACATGGAAGCAAGGTTCAAAGTATCGGTTGAGTTTGGCACAACTCAATTAATTCATATTCGCCTTGGCCCTTTCCGTGCCAAGTTTGATATCTGA